One Brassica napus cultivar Da-Ae chromosome A5, Da-Ae, whole genome shotgun sequence DNA window includes the following coding sequences:
- the LOC106393618 gene encoding subtilisin-like protease SBT1.5 yields MAFFFFLFLLTLFSLSSSNDLNSLTYIVHVDHEAKPSIFPTHRHWYTSSLTSTSSSIIHTYDTVFHGFSARLTAQEATQLLNHPHVISVIPEQVRHLHTTRSPEFLGLRSTDKAGLLEESDFGSDLVIGVIDTGIWPERPSFDDRGLGPVPTKWKGQCVPSQDFPATACNRKLVGAKFFCGGYEATNGKMNETTEFRSPRDSDGHGTHTASISAGRYVFPASTLGYARGVASGMAPKARLAAYKVCWNSGCYDSDILAAFDAAVADGVDVVSLSVGGVVVPYYLDAIAIGAFGAIDRGIFVSASAGNGGPGALTVTNVAPWMTTVGAGTIDRDFPANVKLGNGKTIPGVSVYGGPDLDPDKMYPLVYGGSLLGGDGYSSSLCIEGSLDPSLVKGKIVLCDRGINSRATKGEIVRKNGGVGMIIANGVFDGEGLVADCHVLPATSVGASGGDEIRRYISETAKSRSSKQPTATIVFKGTRLGIRPAPVVASFSARGPNPETPEIIKPDVIAPGLNILAAWPDKIGPSGVPTDNRRTEFNILSGTSMACPHVSGLAALLKAAHPDWSPAAIRSALMTTAYTVDNRDERMLDESTGNASAVMDYGSGHVHPTKAMDPGLVYDITSYDYINFLCNSNYTGTNIVTITRRKADCDGARRAGHVGNLNYPSFSVVFQQYGESKLSTHFIRTVTNVGDSDSVYEVKIRPPRGTTVTVEPKKLSFRRVGQKLSFVVRVKTTEVKLSPGATSVETGHIVWSDGKRNVTSPLVVTLQQPL; encoded by the coding sequence atggctttcttcttcttcctcttcctcttgaCCCTCTTCTCTCTTTCCTCTTCAAACGACCTGAACTCCTTGACTTACATCGTCCACGTGGACCACGAAGCTAAACCCTCAATCTTCCCCACACACCGTCACTGGTACACCTCCTCACTCACTTCCACATCTTCCTCCATCATCCACACATACGACACCGTTTTCCACGGCTTCTCCGCTAGACTCACCGCTCAAGAAGCTACTCAGCTCCTAAACCATCCTCACGTCATCTCAGTTATCCCTGAGCAAGTCCGTCACTTGCACACCACTCGCTCCCCTGAGTTTCTCGGCCTTAGGTCCACCGACAAAGCGGGTCTCCTCGAGGAGTCCGACTTCGGGTCGGATCTTGTCATCGGAGTCATCGACACTGGTATCTGGCCCGAGAGGCCCAGCTTCGACGACCGAGGCCTCGGCCCAGTCCCCACCAAATGGAAAGGCCAATGCGTCCCCTCACAAGACTTCCCGGCGACGGCGTGTAACCGGAAACTCGTCGGAGCAAAATTCTTCTGCGGCGGGTACGAAGCAACCAACGGGAAGATGAACGAAACGACGGAGTTTCGCTCCCCCCGCGACTCCGACGGTCACGGGACCCACACCGCCTCCATCTCCGCCGGGCGTTACGTTTTTCCGGCGTCGACTCTCGGCTACGCTCGCGGCGTCGCTTCCGGGATGGCTCCCAAAGCCAGACTCGCCGCGTACAAAGTCTGCTGGAACTCCGGCTGCTACGACTCCGACATCTTAGCCGCCTTCGACGCAGCCGTCGCCGACGGCGTCGACGTCGTCTCCCTCTCCGTCGGCGGCGTCGTGGTTCCTTACTACCTCGACGCCATCGCCATCGGAGCCTTCGGAGCCATCGACCGAGGGATATTCGTCTCCGCCTCCGCCGGAAACGGAGGTCCCGGCGCTTTAACGGTGACGAACGTCGCGCCGTGGATGACGACGGTCGGCGCCGGAACCATCGACCGCGACTTCCCGGCGAACGTGAAGCTCGGGAACGGTAAAACGATTCCCGGCGTTAGCGTTTACGGTGGAccggatctggatccggataaAATGTACCCGCTTGTCTACGGTGGTAGCTTGCTCGGCGGCGACGGTTACTCTTCGTCTCTGTGTATAGAAGGCTCGTTGGATCCGAGTTTGGTGAAAGGTAAGATAGTTCTCTGCGACAGAGGTATAAACTCCAGAGCCACCAAAGGGGAGATCGTGAGGAAAAACGGTGGCGTGGGGATGATTATAGCGAACGGTGTGTTCGACGGCGAAGGTCTAGTCGCTGACTGCCACGTGTTACCTGCCACATCGGTTGGTGCTTCGGGAGGTGATGAGATCAGGAGGTACATCTCTGAGACTGCGAAATCTCGCTCGTCGAAACAGCCAACGGCTACGATCGTTTTCAAAGGGACCCGGCTTGGGATCCGACCCGCGCCCGTTGTTGCGTCTTTCTCCGCTCGCGGGCCTAATCCCGAGACGCCGGAGATTATTAAACCGGATGTTATCGCACCCGGTTTGAACATTCTCGCTGCTTGGCCTGACAAGATCGGTCCATCGGGGGTTCCTACCGATAACCGGAGGACGGAGTTTAACATTTTATCAGGGACTTCGATGGCGTGCCCGCACGTGTCGGGTCTTGCAGCTTTGCTCAAGGCGGCTCATCCTGATTGGAGCCCGGCTGCGATAAGGTCTGCGTTGATGACTACGGCTTACACGGTGGATAACCGAGATGAGCGAATGCTGGATGAGTCAACGGGGAACGCGTCTGCGGTTATGGATTACGGGTCGGGTCATGTTCACCCGACCAAAGCTATGGATCCAGGATTAGTCTACGATATAACATCTTACGATTACATCAACTTCTTGTGTAACTCCAATTACACAGGAACCAACATTGTGACTATAACACGGCGTAAAGCTGACTGCGATGGTGCTAGACGCGCGGGACACGTTGGGAATTTGAACTACCCGTCGTTCTCCGTCGTGTTTCAGCAGTATGGTGAGAGTAAACTGTCGACACATTTCATTAGGACAGTGACAAATGTCGGAGATTCAGACTCGGTTTATGAGGTTAAGATTAGGCCGCCGAGAGGGACGACGGTGACGGTTGAGCCGAAGAAATTATCGTTCAGACGGGTGGGGCAGAAACTGAGTTTTGTGGTTAGGGTGAAGACGACGGAGGTTAAACTGTCACCTGGAGCGACAAGTGTTGAGACTGGTCATATAGTTTGGTCGGATGGGAAACGAAATGTGACAAGTCCCTTGGTGGTTACTCTTCAACAACCTTTGTGA